One genomic region from Bacillus rossius redtenbacheri isolate Brsri chromosome 6, Brsri_v3, whole genome shotgun sequence encodes:
- the LOC134533500 gene encoding dynein light chain Tctex-type 1-like, translated as MQDNDDDDEKSMFDKEDVTGLVNEAIEMTLTDEDVYDDSKVKKWALSIEEKCLKSLGDLKKDFKYAVSCSIMQRNGAAFHAATVCSWDRAHDKSVTSHWHNDTTHVVVSVFALLI; from the exons ATGCAGGATAATGATGATGACGATGAA AAGTCAATGTTCGACAAAGAAGACGTGACGGGGCTGGTTAACGAGGCCATTGAGATGACTCTAACCGATGAAGATGTCTACGACGACAGCAAGGTCAAAAAATGGGCGCTTTCGATAGAAGAGAAATGTCTTAAATCCTTGGGAGATCTGAAAAAAGATTTCAAGTATGCGG TGTCGTGCAGCATCATGCAGCGCAACGGCGCGGCCTTCCACGCGGCCACGGTGTGCAGCTGGGACCGCGCGCACGACAAGTCGGTGACGTCACACTGGCACAACGACACCACGCACGTGGTGGTGAGCGTGTTCGCCCTGCTCATCTGA